Within Hoplias malabaricus isolate fHopMal1 chromosome 16, fHopMal1.hap1, whole genome shotgun sequence, the genomic segment AGGTGTCTCACAACTGATACTTTCTCATTAAAATCATACCGTGGAAATGCACGAGTGTCCTCCAGCTCATATCTGATAAAATCTAATCAGCACACTGCACAGGCTAAGCTTTCCATTAGACATCTGAAGTCATGCTACCATGCTAATATATGGAACTCCATGACCACCTCTAGTGTTTTTCTATGGGAAAAATGAATGCCGTTTTTGTAATTCACTGCCATAGTTCCCAGATAAACAAAATTATTCCAGCCGCAGGAACACAAGGTGCTTTAGATCAAAAGGTTGGTAAATATTGCTCTGTAAATGCTGCTCATTAAAGTGAAATCATATGACTGACAAACTCACCAAAATTCACCagttcaattattcattcattttctgtgactgcttatccagctcagggtcacggtggagcCTACCCCgaaacactgggtgcaagacaggaacacaccctggagggggtgccagtccttcacagggcgacacacactcacacattcactcatacctatggacacttgagtcgtcaatccacctaccaatgtgtgtttttggaccgtgggaggaaaccggagcacccggaggaaacccacgtggacacagggagaacacaccacactcctcacagacagtcacccggagcgggacttgaacccacaaccttcaggtctctggagccttgtgactgcgacactacctgctgcaccaccatgccactccctattcaattatattttataataatattttgacTTGATCAACAATGTTATTCCGAAGAACCCATGACAATTCGGCAGAAAATGTGGACAAAGTGTACAGAGTTaagattttctatttttttttcaggcaaAATCTGCAAAGGCATCAAGTTCCTAATATGGACATGAGGAAAAAATGGCTGCGTCTCAAAGCCAAGCTACAGCCTCAGGAGAGTGGGCTCACTAGTCTTTCAAATACTCTTCTGTTGCAACAGACAGCTCCTTTAAATGAAGAAAGTTAGAATGCGAAACtttcatttctttataaaaATGGAGCTGTTTGAAATAGAACCCTAAACCAGTTCGAGAAACTCCAATCTGTAAACTTGGGTTTCCATCTGTTTCGGTTTATTCTCCCTCTCAGTGAAGTAAGTGCTGCTCTGTGAACTGTGGCTAAGTAAAGGACACGAAAGATACATCGGGAGCATCTTCTAAATCATCAGAGAAAAGACTGTATATTGAGAATCCTTTACACTGGAACATCCTTCCGTAACACAACAGCCAAGAAATGAAGCCCAACTCAGCTGCATTGTAGGCTTTGGAATGCGGATCGTGTCTCCAAATTACTGGTTTTTGTTACCAATCCTCTTCCTCCCCACTGTGACCTGGAAAAAGCTTTGGAGACGTTATCTTGCTGGCAGAACAAATACTGGATAAGACCAGAGGAGCTGCTTAGAACACCCACTAGagcagtttaaataaaaaggtaTATGAGCGTATGCCCATTTCTTGTCCTTTGTATCTTTCTATTTCCTCTCCTCTACTTCACTGGATTTCAAACACATTATATCAAAATGTTGTATCTCCCACTATTAAACATTATCAATTAATATTTTAGGTGATTTTAAGAGGATTTTAAAGTTGCATCTATTTACATAATGTTCCTTactctgtgatttttttttcttttcctatacacacacacaaacctattgTCAGTGCTAGCACTTGCCTGTCTGTTGTTTCCCCTGTCATTTCAGTATGCCATTTAGATCTAAATGTCTGATTACAGTCCCGAGTGTCCTGCCATTTTGTCATGTTCCTATCAGTGGCTAGGACTGAAATGGATCTCTGTGTGCTATTATAAGGAATTACTGAGCAGCTACTTTTTAGTGTTATAAAACAGAGTCAATTTGAGGGCACTATAAGATTCATGACACGCTCATATATTCTACTAAACTCCACTGATATATCTGCTGAATGTACACTAATGGATATAGTGAGTCTTTTCACTAGACAGAGGAACATTAGTTAATGTTAACAGAGGTTtaactgaggttttttttttctctccggAGAAAAATAGCGGATGCATCTCCTGTGATTAAACTCACAATCTCCTAATGAAAAGGCCACCAATGAGGCGTTACACACTTATTTGTAATGTTGGCACATACTTTTTTCATGATGCACTTAGTACTCCTTTCAAATGACTGTGGAAGCTTTTAGGCTACGGTTGCCGCTGaacgcttcatgacctttgaaaTTCACAACAAAAATGATTGTGCTTAGACAAAAGAACCCATGGTCTTTTGTGGTTCACATGGTGTCTCAgtttataaaacattatataaacaCCAAAACATCAGTGGCACGTGTCCCATTCTGCTCTTAACACTCTGACCCCTTAAACATTAACCCTTTGTcaatataattaaaatgcaCACTTCCAAAAAGGCTTAGGAcaagaattgggacagggggAGAGTTTCAGCCTTTGAAACGGACTACCACACAAAATGGCGGATGTGCGTCATGTGGCTTGTTTATTGCGGCCATTTTACTCTTAATTGGAGATTTGTCATATGACACGTTGATTTGTAGCAGGTGCTTTTACTCACTTTCTTCACTTTTGCTTGACCGTTGTTATGTATGGTGTCACGCATACGGTTTTCATAAGTCTGTTTTACCAGTTGCTTGCAGTTTTTCTGCAATGGACACCAGCTGGGCTTTGCGTCTTCACTTATAAAAGTCCATCATGTTTGGAACGGGGAACGCCTCGTTTCCAGACGCGGCTGTCACCAGCTTATACTCAGAGGACGTACTCCGGCAGCTGGAGGCTCACAGACCGATTAAGGTGGCGATCATTTTGGCGCTGGGTGTAATGGTGACGCTCGGGAACGTGGCCGTGATTATGGTGATCTCCTCCGCTGTTCCCGGTTGGTCCCGGAACTCGCGGTATTTTCTGCTGTCTTTAACCGGCGCGGACTCCGCCTTCGGCCTTGTGGTCATGCCCTTGAACCTGGGCGTGAGCCTCTTGAAGGACTACAACGACGCGCCGGACCCGTTCTGCCATGTTGTGGCGTTTTTCAACGCGACCGTGTACTCCACGTGCATGTACAACCTGGCGAGCATCAGTCTCGAGCGATACCTAGCGGTGTTCTACCCTCTGCAGTACAGCGTCATGCTGAGCCGCCGGAGGGCGCTGGTGCTCATCGCGCTCGCATGGGTTTTCCCGCCCGTTTTGCTCGCGCCCGTCTCGTGGCCTCAGGGCATCATTGAGGTGCACTTTTCCGCCGCGTCGCTCGTGTGTAACCCGTCCTACTCCAGTAACACGGCATATTCGCTCGCGCTCACCGCCTTCATCTTCTTCCCCTGCTCCGCCATCATGACCTTCTGTAACCTGCGGCTGTGGGTGGCCGCCAAGAGGCAGAGGATGAAGTTAAAAATAAGATTGAGGAGCAGCGCGCGCGGGGGTGGGCCTGATGTGGCTTTGCGAGTGCTCGTGCCAGTGATGACCGTCTACTACACGTGCTGGACGCCGTGTATGGTGGTCATGATTTATAACGGTGGGTTTCAACACTCACGGGTTAGCTGAAAAAAACATGATCCATAATTGTTATAATGTGGATGAATACAGACACAAAATATAGATGTAGCTCTAAACAGGTATTGAACTTGAAACATCATCCCACCCAGTGTTCAACACATTTGTACATGTTTAAAAGTGCACTACGtggtttaaattaaatttacataATGTACGTTCAAATTAATTGTAAAAGATACATGCTTAAAGTAGTCATTTTTACGCAGACATCTAAACAGTACATTATTTGCAAATAcctgtttaaaacaaaaaaaacatttggctGCTGAAGGTCACCTTAGCTGATGCACTAGTGCATTCTGCTTATGGGATGCATGTAGTAGGTCAGTGGTTCTCAGactttttctatcattccccacctcagacgAAGGGGAGTTGCAGCACCCCACCTGTACCATATCGCCCCAAAAtgataaaatacacatgcaagtttaTGATTTTCTAATTTACTCAAGTAACCTCAACTGCTgtctctaaatcagtagcttatTATTAACACCAGgtacaacattaacatcagtgTTCAAAAATACAGGAAACTAGCCACTAATTAAATTGTGCTTTAATTAGTGTCTTTTCAGtctgtgcaaaaatgagcaaaggcaggtgcaaGGCAAAGGAGTGAGTTTGAAATTGGTGGGGGACATATTTGTTGTGTCAAAGCCCACCCCACGCCCAAAATATTAGACTGCTATTCTATAAAGCTGATTCCTGTGCATAAGGGAGTAAAATACTTTCATCATTTATACTCTTATACATACGTTCGTCATTTATAATGACATGGAGCACCATTTGATTAGCATTTAACATtagtgtgtgaagctgtgtcCCAAACTATGGAACTTTACACACTAGActaagtgtgtgtataatattCATTCCTACTATTCAGTGATGCAGTCAGACTAtcgttaacttgctgcatgtttagagtgctttctcacaacctgaacacagctaatattattaattaactcTTATTCTCCTGTTAccctaacagttatatacaagccgTATATAACTTTTATAACTGTAATCATCCGCCATTGTtttctgttgtgctctcgttactgacctcaagcccagagctggtaaaaactaactttataaaccagactctgacggtgaatCAGAGGCCAATGAAGCTGATGAttagagcagctttatatttgaacaggtgccttaatgaaggctgaaagaagacccaccGCCGACTCGCTGCTAAAGCGCGGTAATTTCTGtggtgcattttcaaaataattgtttGTGAATAAAAGGGtattttggttccaggcaagTTAGGTTTTTCTGGTCTCctatctaatgttcttttagtatgtttaagggctactttgtgagtgggtgctttttactgagtaagctttATAGGCAAAACAGGAAGGCATTATTAAAGACAGGCtcatttaataaagaaatacaaattTCTTCAGATTCCTTGCGCTGCACTTGTAATACCTACATGCCCCACACTTTGTGACACGCTGTAGGTGAACAATGGCATGTGGTAGTGACAAGGGTGTATACGTGCTCTTTGACATAGGTCTCCAGTCACATATCATGAATTATATAATGTTAAACAAATGACTCTCAAAAAAGAAATGTTGTTCATAGCTACAGATGATTTTAGCCTGCTGTATGCTGTGCACCAAAGTCATTAAGGTTATGATGATGGACTTTTTTTATTAACGAACTTGACTAAGTGACTTGCatctttctttgaaaaatagctccttatgtccaactttttttttttctgccgtCCTCACTCGCTTTTTACACCCATGTGTCACCAGCGTTGCACCCGAGTCTTGCCCAGTAAGTCTCgcttatgactggaaagtttcCCTCCCAGTTTTGgcgctgctaacaaccaaacgtAGCTACAGAGTCTAACGTGACAGCAGGGAAatacacagccaatcacactggccatgTGTTACTGGGAGGTAGGACTGGAGTAAAGAACGTGATTTAACCatttctgcacctctaggttaatgatGTTGACagatcagatttatttattatttttttttgtaggtgATCAGATTATTGGTCGGGACAATTCAGTAATCGCTGGATATAGGAGAGGATGTGTCACCTCCATCCGTGCTAATTCTACACCCTTGGGTAGTGATAAAAACCAGATGCAGATACTTTGCTTGGAACAGTAGTTTTGATCGATACCTGTTTAAACTCAATACAATACATCAAACTAGAGATGGATTTTTACCGGtttgtttggggttttttttcctgtCGGATAAATTCATAAACATATGGCTTCTAAATTGGATGAATTGGCAGATTCAATTTGTGCTATAGCCAAGTGCCAAACTGAAGTTGAGCTTTAACTCAAACTTTGTGGTTCCTTAATGCTGccttccacttttttttttctttttttttttactttattcacCAAAGATTCTAGTTTAAGTGCTGAGTACAAACTAATGAACTGAAAAGTAAGACGACATACTTGATTCATGTTTTTCACGGTTTATGCACGCCACACATTTGTTCTGTGAAAATTTTGCTTCTGAGGGAGCAGCATTGATTTTTATACTGATTTCTGTTATGGTCTAAAATGTATATTCTGCGGTCTTTTAAGTGTGTATATGTcatactacaaaaaaaaaaaagacggcAGAATATATACTTTGTGCTCAAGCACAATCATAGTGTGTGTACTCTCATTATATAGTTGTGCTTGTTCCTGCTGCTGTAAAATCTAACACAACAACAGGATCAATCACAACCAGACGCTGCAGGGCACCTCGGGGTATGAGCAAAGTTTGAATGATTTAGGAAACCTACCTAATTGCAGCTTTTACACCAATATTATGTGTTTAAATTGTTAAAATGTGATTGTCATCACTTAAGctccaagcttttttttttttttttaagatcatcatttttaaatatttaataattcagACTTTAGATTTGAATGTGTTGCTCATCTACCGCATTGTGCTCAGAATATAAAAGACCTGGAGCTTCATTTATGAATCGCATTTGCAATCTTGATGTGAGAAATCACCAGGATACATTCCTCAAAATTTACTAATATTTGCAGGTGTATTGAGAATTTCTGTTTATTCCatgtgattgtttttttttttttttttaaattgtcaaTGATGTAAGTGAAAGTGACGTTCTTGTGAAGTGAGAGAACAAGCAGTTTGTGAGCATTAAAGCTGCTAAGATTCCTGCACTGTGCTCTGAACAGAGTATGTTCCAGCCTTGCACCTGATCATTTAGGTTGGGCTCTGGCCCCCTGTGACCTTTAATCAGGATGGAGCAAAGATGGAAGATGAATTGGAATTGTaatttcaatataaaatattttcagaccTAGTCTGTTACCATCTAATTCACCTttacttttttcccccctcagcAACATCAGGCAGTGGCGTTCCGGAATGGGTGGAGTTTGCTGCAGTGTGGTTACCAACTTCCAATGGCTTCCTCAACTGCATATTTTACTTCTGGATTAACAAAAGTTTCAGAAGGAAATTCCATCTACTTCTCCACAAGCTCTGTCTAGGACTTTGCCCCAGTGCAGAGAAGGTCTTTGGATGTACCAAGCCAGCAGACATTTCTGTGGTTCCTGTGTGGAATAACAACAACTCCCTGCATGAGCGCTCATCCAGTGTGTCGTCCACATGTACTCTGCTCACGATTGCTGCCGAGACCTGCATCTGATGGCGAGGTCAGTTCGGCCGTGGCGTGGTGTCTGCTGACCGTTCCAAAAGCGTGATTAAGTTTCACTGTCTTGTCTGTGGAGGTCACAAGTCCTGGAGTACATGGACACTGAACAAGAAAGGATAAACTTTTTAGGTTTATGTTCAGTTTAATATGCACATTCTGACAAGTTCCATACTTTTAGCTCAAGGGCAGCTTGTGCCTTTTTACTTTCACTGCATCTATTGAAatagtttttccttttttttttatataattttcttttaaGTCTAGCTTTTCAAGCactttaaaattcagtgtagacttattccatttttttccctgtcattttacaaatattctCTTGCTGTTGTCACACTTTGTGCAAGATTGCAGTGCTTTGTTTTCTCATCTTTCCTTATCAAGATTCAGTAACATCTAGCAGTCCAGAAAAGTTATCCTTTAAATACCAGTGCTGCAGTTTGTGCAGATAGAAAGTAATTGGGCACTTGCATCACATAAAGGTCAGTTTGGCTATGTATGGCATTCTTCCTTCCATCGTCTACAGTGCACCCTCTGTCCATCTCTTTACAGGCTGTTGAGAAGCCATTATTTTGTGTAAAGTAATGAAATCATTGtaaaattgtaatattttaaaaatattttcttggTAAATATTGTGGTGCCTTTTTCTAGTTCAGAAAAAaggctttttgttgttgtttcttcaATGTAATGAATGTGGGTGGCTCTATGCCAGTCTCTAATATTAaggaaatttaaaataattgtaaattaattttgtaaataattttagtGTTTGTAAAAAGTGTCATGTTGGTGGTCATGTGGTGTTTTGTACTGTAAAATAAAGCTTGAAAGCCCTTGTATTTAGAATATGCAAAAAGAATAGATTTGTGTAATCATTTACCACTGAGTTAAAGCTCACATTAATTACAAGGATTGGATTTATTTTCAGACCCATGTAAATGCATCCATTTGAACAATTATAGACTCAATGGGGCTCCTTAACAATGGGCATTCCACAAAGCcagctttttaaaaattcataactttTAGCCTGGGTTGAACTTTTAGTCTGGGTTgtgtctgtcacacagctccaggctcctggGGTGGTGGGTTCTAACCCTGCCTCAagtcactgtgaggagtttgttatTCCTCTTGCTCCGGTTCCCACCCAAAGTCCAAAATAACATGATGGTAGGTGCCTGTCATCTGGCTAAACTGAGGACTCCTGCTTTGTCAAACCctactaccccccccccccccacacaccctgAGTTGAAAGCAATATCtttcttcagatctgaaaacaatctgtttctctctgtccatcTGCACTGAATGTACAAATCAAAGTTGCTGGAGTTCTCGGAACAACGAATCAGTGATCTGTCCTCAGCATCATTGACTTTGTTGAGGGCCATTTGTGTTGTGGGAAAGGACACCAGCTTCAAGGACTGAACTTTTTCCATTTCTTTAAATGGAAATAATGGAAGCTGTAACACAGGTGAAAGGTAGATCCATTAGGGTAATGGTGACTTGGTGTAACATTTTTGGTTGATTGACATTTCGTTATATTTTAGGCCACATGCTGAACATGAGTCCTACAAACCTGAGGCCTGGTAATGGTGATATaggtggatttttatttattttttcccctgctATCCAGCTTTATTGAGATTTAGCATATGTGCCTCATGCTATCAGCTCGGCGGCATCATAGGGACATAGTGGAGATGACAGTCTGGCAGGAGGTGCTTGTGTGGCAGACTAAATATCAACCTTTCTCTGTGAACCGCACAAGCGCTCACATGTGGCCAACACCTCCAGAGCTGTAAGAGGCTGTTTTTAAAGGGATACCCCCAGGTTTGTCTCTTGAAGAAAGAATACACTTTAATGTGCTGTATTTTTAATGtcacatgtatttatttgtaagaAGGAATGTACACATGTGCACAATATATGGATTGGTGCATACATTTGAGAACATTTGTAATCAGGCAGAATCTAATGGACTGAAAGTAAGTAACTTTCTGTTCAACGTTCTGCCATTCTTTGCTTCAAATACAGTGTCCccttgtttttctattttttaaatgcattattcctgcaacaaacaaacaaaaggagcattcattcattcattatctgtaagcgcttatccaattcagggttgcagtgggtccagagcctacttggaatcattgggtgcaaggcgggaatacaccctgaagggggcgccagtccttcacagggcaacacagacacacgcacatttgctcagacacacacctacggacactttgagtcaccaatccacctactaacatgttttttggactgtgggaggaaaccggagcatccggaggaaacccaccaactCCTACAAAAGGAGCAATAAAcataaatcttacctagtgttcctttaaagtagtTAAagtagggacctggaggttgtgggttcaagtcctgctccgtgTGACGTGTCTGTGCTCCGATTTCCATGGTtgcccatggtccaaaaacacacattggtgtgagtgagtgtgtgtgtcaccctgagaaggactggcgccccctccagggtgtattcccgccttgcacccagtgattccaggtaggctccggaccccctgcgaccctgaactggataagcggttacagacaatgaatgaatgtatgattaataataaaatcagtAGTGATAACCCCCTAGTTTAGTTTTCTTGTTGGTGATGATGACATTGtgcaacaaaaatataaaataaatgtgtacattCACAGAATGTTTGTATGATTACCTTAAATATTTTTAGGTGTAACTATAATTTTTGTCTGTGAAATAAAGCTGTTTTTCTTAGTCATTTACATATGCACAGCAACTTTAAAGCATTATGACAAGGGGAAAATAAGTGAAGCCATGCTTTAATGTTACCCAGTGCCCTTTGTAAACTGGGCCACAGCGTGGATAAAAAAGAGACATTCAGCACAAGCAatggctctctctctttctcctctccatTGCATTTGCGCCGGGCCTAGTACAGTTCAGTAGGAGGCGCTTTATGAAAGCTGCTGCAGCGCTATCAAAGAGTTGCAGGGAAGGCTGATGAATTCAGCTCTTTTTTTGGGCTCCATAATGGAAGAACGGGAAGAGATAAAGTCTCAGAGCCTGAGCTAAATCCTATTACTCTGGTCATATGAGACCAACTTCCCAGCCTTCTAGAAGGTTATGATTGGACTTAAAACTATTCAGTGCAGGTCATTGAGCTTTGGCTAAATGGGTTTGAAGATAAACCTTATGGGTTCAACAGAAATTTGAGTACTTTTGCCTATTTCTCTGCACTGAAGAGGTTACACAGTGTAGACTgcataagaaaaaaaatgctcatAAAAGAGGTTGCAGTTTGGACCCTCAGAAATTTGCAGTTGGGAATCAGAATATTCAGACctcagaacatttttttttcttcattcattcaatcattgtctgtaatcgttTATACAGCCAGAGCCCCTCTGAAATCAAAACAGGAACGCACCCCAGAGGGAACGCCAATCCccaacagggcaacacacacccacactcacacctacggacacttttgagtcgccaatccaccgaccaacgtgtgtttttggaccatggcaggaaacccatgcggacacagggagaacacaccaaagctCCCTggcactgtgtgactgcgacactacctgctgcgccaccgctccttttagtttgtttgtttgttttttcatttttattttatgttttttatttctataatgTGTAACTGACATGAGAAAAGAATCTAATTGCTTTGTAGTCTTTGGATAAATTACTTTATTTTCCATAGAGTACATAAGGCCATATTTTAAATACGTTTGTACAACAAAAATAGCCCAAAGATCCCCAGTTCCTGGGTAGCATCCACCATAACCCTGATCAAGATGGATGAATGTACATTTCTGAACACTTTTTAGCATTCCTATTATTTGAAGTGTACAAATGAAGGAGTGTACGGCCATTTTGTGTAATCATGTAATCATGGCAACATTCATTGCCTTCATTGAACAGACTTCTTTTTATGCATTGATAGCACAGAAGATGTTAAGAAATAAagttatttgtaataatagtttatttcatTGTGGCATTTGAGCTACAGAAATAACTATAGCTCTTGTTTGAAAATCCTGCTGGAGGTTTTTCAATTTTAGACTTCTACCTGATACACCATGAAGAAAAGCACTCTTTTTCTATTTTatcaggagcactgctgtgtctgatccactcatgccattgcaacacactaacacacaatctCCACATGAGTGTCACTACAGTAGCCTCAAATTATACCTTCTATATGTTGGTCCAGTGTGGTGTCCTGAACACAGATCTTCGTTTTATAATTTTCCACACACCGTCAGAAAACAAGATACTGTACAGGTGCAAAACTGTAAATGAACCTTTCAATGTaccaattcattcattgtctgtaacccttattattcagttcagggttgcagtgggtccgaagcctactcggaatcattgggcagaaggcagcaacacaccctgaagggggcgccagtccttcacagggcgacacacactcacacctagggacacttttgagccgccaatccacctaccaacgtgtgtttaatggactgtgggaggaaaccggagcacccggaggaaagccatcCAGAGGAAAGCCACCCAGAGTggtacttgaacccacaacctccaggtccctggagctgtgtgactgtgacactacctgctgcaccaccgtaccacCCACCTTTAAAATTTCaacagtaattttacagtaCAAAGTAGTTGAATTATTTATTCTCCATTAACTTACTTATACTCACTTccagtaaatatttaaaaatatttttacataaatagaaaagcaaaataaagtaTGGAGCCAAAAAAGGATCTATGACATCACTGCAAGTAAAGTACCTAATAATATGATACAGTTCTGCTCGCTAAGTACAAAAGTCATAGTCCTGagtttgccccccccccccccccactgacatattttattatttttttgttgttgttgtaataaaacGGCATGTCATTCACTGGTTATTACTATGATTTCTTTAGTCATTTTCTTAATGCAATAAATGCAGTCCTACATTTCATCAGCAGGATTGTAATTCCCTTGCAATTCCATAGTGAGAGCAAGTGCACAGAGGATATCTAATGAGCAAAATGGGCCAATCTACATGTAATAGCATGGTACACTGCCTTGTTGGGATGGCAAGTGTATTTCAATTGGTTTTGTCTTCAACATGTTTTGGAGGTCAGTTTAGAGTCTCCTTTTAACTGAGTACAAAGCTTTCTGACAATTCAACATCCTTTGGGTCCAATCACGTTCCTCCCACAATGCTGCTGCCACTAGGAAT encodes:
- the zgc:162592 gene encoding adenosine receptor A2b, translated to MFGTGNASFPDAAVTSLYSEDVLRQLEAHRPIKVAIILALGVMVTLGNVAVIMVISSAVPGWSRNSRYFLLSLTGADSAFGLVVMPLNLGVSLLKDYNDAPDPFCHVVAFFNATVYSTCMYNLASISLERYLAVFYPLQYSVMLSRRRALVLIALAWVFPPVLLAPVSWPQGIIEVHFSAASLVCNPSYSSNTAYSLALTAFIFFPCSAIMTFCNLRLWVAAKRQRMKLKIRLRSSARGGGPDVALRVLVPVMTVYYTCWTPCMVVMIYNATSGSGVPEWVEFAAVWLPTSNGFLNCIFYFWINKSFRRKFHLLLHKLCLGLCPSAEKVFGCTKPADISVVPVWNNNNSLHERSSSVSSTCTLLTIAAETCI